A genomic stretch from candidate division WOR-3 bacterium includes:
- a CDS encoding glycosyltransferase — MKILFVSYFFPPYAHATAVERTVLIIRHLYEMGHEIGVITARNYTFFQRDPSYLKYIPEGIKVARPSALEPSTFFARSGTSPGTSKRLFRNFLWPDSRVFWLINALPSGIRFVRSFKPDIVVSIAPPYTDLLLGYLISKKFHIPHVVDLLDPWSEDLYGMYPRWWQKELTFFFEEIILKNARGVVVATYPMKWRLLERYKFLRPEKVENITFGIIKENAEKIGGIDYSLPFTVLYLGTLQGGHKNPSGFIRAFAKFLKLHPDARLKIAGNVEGEVRNFIEENLPKEKVEFLGYIKNEDVYKIVNGAHVLWLLISRAPWFELVMPAKTISYLGFLRPILATVPEGWTAEFLRKMGVTVVDNENEAGILEALERLYHDYENRDLKLPKRELIGEFEYSKIAQKYEKFLKTAL; from the coding sequence ATGAAGATTCTCTTTGTTTCTTACTTTTTTCCACCCTATGCCCATGCCACAGCGGTAGAAAGGACAGTCCTTATCATAAGACACCTGTATGAAATGGGACACGAAATAGGGGTTATTACTGCCAGAAATTATACTTTCTTTCAGCGTGATCCGTCCTATTTGAAGTATATCCCGGAAGGGATTAAAGTTGCAAGGCCGTCTGCACTTGAACCATCCACCTTTTTTGCGCGTAGTGGGACCTCTCCGGGGACCTCCAAAAGACTCTTTAGGAACTTTTTGTGGCCAGACTCAAGGGTTTTCTGGCTCATTAATGCTTTGCCTTCAGGTATTAGATTTGTACGGAGCTTTAAGCCAGACATTGTGGTTTCTATTGCTCCGCCTTATACCGATTTGCTCCTTGGTTACTTAATTAGTAAGAAATTCCATATTCCCCATGTTGTTGACCTCCTCGATCCCTGGTCAGAGGACCTTTATGGGATGTATCCTCGCTGGTGGCAGAAGGAGTTGACTTTTTTCTTCGAAGAAATAATTCTAAAAAATGCTCGAGGGGTAGTAGTTGCAACCTATCCGATGAAATGGAGACTATTAGAACGCTACAAGTTCCTTAGACCTGAAAAGGTGGAGAATATTACCTTCGGAATAATAAAGGAAAATGCGGAGAAAATTGGAGGGATTGATTATTCATTACCTTTTACTGTCCTTTATTTAGGCACTTTGCAAGGGGGGCATAAGAATCCTTCAGGATTTATAAGAGCCTTTGCAAAATTTTTAAAACTGCATCCCGACGCCCGATTGAAAATTGCCGGAAACGTGGAAGGAGAGGTCAGAAATTTCATCGAAGAGAATTTGCCAAAGGAAAAGGTAGAATTTTTGGGGTACATTAAGAATGAAGATGTCTATAAGATTGTGAACGGTGCTCATGTGCTGTGGCTTTTAATCTCCCGAGCGCCGTGGTTTGAACTGGTGATGCCTGCGAAAACCATATCTTATCTTGGATTTTTAAGGCCCATCTTGGCTACGGTGCCTGAAGGATGGACGGCAGAATTTTTGAGAAAAATGGGGGTTACCGTTGTAGACAATGAAAATGAGGCCGGTATATTGGAGGCGCTCGAGAGGCTCTACCACGATTATGAAAATCGGGATCTAAAATTGCCCAAAAGGGAGCTAATTGGGGAGTTTGAGTATTCCAAAATTGCTCAGAAATACGAGAAATTTTTGAAAACCGCTTTGTAG
- a CDS encoding NAD-dependent epimerase/dehydratase family protein, producing MRFLVAGGCGFIGSNLVKRLLDEGHEVYVVDDLSKGSLEKLDEYVSHKNLRFFKIDVTGQEIFEIPAKFDVVIDLVAYKIPRYSSGLKTLTVNTRGAENLLKITVRDSAKFVMASTSDVYGKSTDFPYREEGDLVLGPSTSRRWAYAVSKIFNEHLTIAYHDEYGIKYVILRFFGIYGPHQHLDWWGGPVGVFLKNIQEGLPVTIHGDGKQTRSFMYIDDLVECMVRAVNYPEAENEIINVGSSEEISILDLAKLIHRLSYPEKELRLEFVPYESFTQNYEDPKRRLGDFTKMRELLNFEPRYSLEAGLLKFIEWYKRRQELKVL from the coding sequence ATGAGATTCTTAGTAGCAGGTGGATGTGGTTTTATCGGGTCCAATTTGGTTAAGAGGTTGCTCGACGAAGGACACGAAGTCTACGTTGTGGATGACCTCTCAAAGGGTAGCCTTGAAAAACTGGATGAATACGTAAGTCATAAAAATCTAAGATTTTTTAAAATCGATGTGACGGGTCAGGAAATTTTTGAGATTCCTGCTAAATTTGATGTGGTTATCGATCTTGTGGCCTACAAAATTCCCCGATATTCCAGTGGCCTTAAAACTTTAACCGTCAATACACGGGGTGCTGAAAACCTCCTGAAAATAACGGTAAGGGATTCGGCGAAGTTTGTGATGGCTTCTACCTCTGATGTTTACGGAAAATCCACTGATTTTCCATATAGGGAGGAAGGTGACCTCGTCCTTGGACCTTCAACCTCGAGGAGGTGGGCTTACGCAGTTTCGAAAATTTTTAATGAACATTTAACTATAGCATATCATGATGAATACGGGATAAAGTATGTAATCCTGAGGTTTTTCGGCATTTACGGTCCCCATCAGCACTTAGACTGGTGGGGTGGTCCTGTGGGAGTTTTTCTGAAGAATATCCAAGAGGGTCTTCCTGTCACGATCCATGGGGATGGAAAACAAACAAGGAGCTTTATGTATATTGATGACCTGGTAGAGTGTATGGTGAGGGCAGTGAATTATCCCGAGGCGGAAAATGAAATAATAAATGTGGGGAGTTCCGAAGAAATTAGCATTCTTGACCTTGCAAAGTTAATTCATCGCTTGTCTTATCCTGAGAAAGAGCTTCGACTTGAATTTGTTCCCTATGAGAGTTTTACGCAAAATTACGAGGACCCGAAGAGGAGATTGGGAGATTTCACAAAAATGAGAGAACTCCTCAATTTTGAGCCCAGATATTCATTAGAAGCAGGGCTTTTGAAGTTCATTGAGTGGTATAAGAGGAGGCAGGAATTAAAGGTCTTGTAA
- a CDS encoding radical SAM protein — MNKLKWSQWNVYYPILEMKKVLLLNTLTSAGIVLEESQFETLRIGKYDSLPDDLFIKLIENGFLVSPQREEDENATYWRFYHNVKYRSVFGTFHLVVIPTYKCNFSCTYCFEDNHKLEKTEIIMDPQLLVKWIEKFWKSYKYNGLHVVFYGGEPLYRRELLEDYIGQLEEWCGNRRVTFSFSIITNGSIIERQFLLKMLKTGLKEIQVTIDGIENIHDERRPFKHGGPSFSIVYRNLLDIVNLPLKVIIRTNIDRHNISTFELFINKLKTDGIFSKGNVSFMPTLVDPSPSKTEWCEKYVPKNLNERLKTLEIVWGSMVKLIEDPKFLLRSHKLSFSLCDAKVADSLIVGPDGSIYTCYSLVGTDVGKVGNIETGFNSRYAKFLFSIDEKVRRCLEEKCPFVPICNGGCFYQSYIESGNPFQRVCPRNFYEKIWLPVKAKIYQKFMQNSD, encoded by the coding sequence ATGAACAAATTGAAATGGTCTCAATGGAATGTGTATTATCCGATTCTGGAAATGAAGAAAGTATTACTTTTGAATACACTGACTTCCGCTGGCATTGTTTTAGAAGAGAGTCAGTTTGAAACACTAAGAATAGGCAAGTACGACTCTTTACCTGATGATCTTTTTATTAAGTTAATAGAAAATGGTTTTCTTGTTTCTCCTCAAAGAGAAGAAGACGAAAATGCAACATATTGGAGATTTTATCACAATGTAAAGTACCGTTCAGTGTTTGGGACTTTTCATTTGGTCGTAATTCCGACTTACAAGTGTAATTTTAGTTGTACGTATTGTTTTGAAGATAATCATAAGTTGGAGAAAACCGAGATAATAATGGATCCCCAGTTGCTCGTAAAGTGGATAGAGAAGTTCTGGAAGTCATATAAATATAACGGACTTCACGTAGTATTTTACGGTGGAGAACCTTTGTATCGTAGGGAGCTGTTGGAGGATTACATTGGGCAATTAGAAGAGTGGTGCGGAAATCGCAGGGTTACGTTTTCTTTTTCAATTATCACAAACGGTTCTATTATAGAGCGTCAATTTCTCCTAAAAATGCTTAAGACCGGATTGAAGGAAATTCAGGTCACTATTGATGGAATTGAAAATATTCATGATGAAAGGAGGCCTTTTAAACATGGGGGACCGTCTTTCAGTATTGTTTATAGGAATTTGCTTGATATTGTCAACTTACCTCTAAAAGTCATAATTAGAACTAATATTGACAGACATAATATTTCAACATTTGAGTTGTTTATTAATAAGTTGAAAACCGATGGGATTTTCTCAAAAGGAAATGTTTCTTTTATGCCTACATTGGTAGATCCTTCACCCTCAAAAACTGAGTGGTGTGAAAAGTATGTTCCCAAAAATCTAAATGAGAGGTTGAAAACTTTAGAGATAGTATGGGGAAGTATGGTAAAACTTATAGAGGATCCTAAATTTCTATTACGGTCCCACAAGTTAAGTTTCAGCCTGTGTGACGCGAAAGTTGCTGATTCCTTAATTGTTGGTCCTGATGGAAGTATATATACCTGTTATTCTCTTGTTGGAACAGATGTGGGGAAGGTTGGTAATATAGAGACTGGTTTTAATTCACGATATGCCAAATTTTTATTCAGTATAGACGAAAAGGTGAGAAGATGTTTAGAGGAAAAGTGTCCATTTGTTCCTATATGTAATGGAGGATGTTTTTATCAATCTTATATTGAAAGTGGGAATCCTTTTCAAAGGGTTTGTCCGAGAAACTTTTATGAGAAAATTTGGTTGCCTGTAAAGGCGAAAATATATCAAAAGTTTATGCAAAATTCTGATTGA
- a CDS encoding ABC transporter ATP-binding protein — MRDVLLEIRNLTKIFRSGKKEIIANNNVSFNVYEGEILGILGPNGAGKTTLIKQIATLLIPDSGDILYKGTSIVKHPGVIRGRFSFLQEGMRNVYPYLTAEANLLYFAYLNHIPAGVAKKKSEELLKRMGLYEVKDNYVYTFSSGMNKKLAIATCLINEPEIVFLDEPFSGLDLIASIELMDFLKSLVTESGKTFLIADHRLDFIEKVANRVLWIKDGSVVMEGSTVEMKTIRREKEFIVYLQNSLEAQNALKERGVEFQVLSDEVLKVEVSLSHKDYLSFIISNFEVLNIEKKDLDFEAIFKELYSHAKNN; from the coding sequence ATGAGAGACGTCTTACTTGAAATAAGGAATCTCACTAAGATTTTCAGAAGTGGGAAGAAGGAGATTATAGCAAACAATAATGTTTCCTTCAATGTTTACGAAGGAGAAATTTTGGGAATATTGGGACCTAACGGTGCAGGGAAAACTACTTTGATTAAGCAGATTGCAACTCTTTTGATTCCTGATTCGGGGGATATTTTGTATAAAGGGACGTCCATTGTTAAACATCCCGGGGTAATAAGAGGTCGTTTCTCATTCCTGCAGGAGGGAATGAGAAATGTATACCCGTATCTCACAGCTGAAGCTAATCTGCTTTATTTTGCCTATTTAAACCACATCCCTGCAGGAGTTGCAAAAAAGAAAAGTGAAGAATTGTTGAAAAGAATGGGTTTATACGAAGTAAAAGATAACTATGTTTACACTTTCTCATCGGGGATGAACAAGAAACTTGCAATTGCTACCTGCCTCATAAATGAACCAGAAATAGTGTTTCTTGATGAGCCATTTTCGGGACTGGATTTGATAGCTTCTATAGAGCTCATGGATTTTTTGAAATCCTTAGTGACTGAGAGTGGAAAGACCTTTCTCATTGCAGATCACAGACTGGATTTTATTGAGAAAGTTGCGAATAGAGTATTATGGATTAAGGATGGGAGTGTGGTTATGGAAGGAAGCACAGTTGAGATGAAAACTATTCGGAGAGAAAAAGAGTTTATTGTTTATTTACAAAATTCCCTTGAGGCACAAAATGCCTTAAAAGAAAGGGGTGTGGAGTTCCAAGTTCTGTCGGATGAGGTATTGAAGGTTGAAGTCTCGCTAAGTCACAAAGATTACTTATCTTTCATTATTTCTAACTTTGAAGTATTGAACATAGAGAAAAAAGACCTGGATTTCGAGGCAATTTTTAAGGAGTTGTACTCCCATGCTAAAAACAATTGA
- a CDS encoding ABC transporter permease, with protein MLKTIEAEALKFYYDVKRYLFNYLVGIVSTTIFLSGIYYGLRLLYVRAGEETAFVGLLLWLFSSSAISGLTDILAEERYLGTLERISVTKSPFISIVVSRLIVNFLFGLLQFFIIGSILYLLFRPNLAPLFPSSKVFFMQLVVSVFLLLSLYGFGFFIGSLSLIFKRVGAFSSVLEYLILFFSGIVIPWEKIPFFLRVFANFLPMTWGIRTLILIKMGVPFLFSFLNCILYSLVVVLVGIITFHCAVIIVKRRGEYAFF; from the coding sequence ATGCTAAAAACAATTGAGGCGGAAGCGCTTAAGTTCTACTATGATGTAAAGCGATATTTGTTCAATTACTTAGTTGGGATTGTTTCCACTACTATCTTTCTAAGCGGTATTTATTATGGACTCAGGTTACTGTATGTCCGCGCAGGAGAAGAGACCGCTTTTGTGGGATTGCTTTTATGGCTCTTTTCTTCCTCTGCAATATCTGGTTTAACCGATATTTTAGCGGAGGAACGATATCTCGGGACATTGGAAAGGATATCAGTGACAAAATCTCCCTTTATTTCAATAGTTGTTTCAAGACTGATAGTTAATTTTCTGTTTGGGCTATTACAGTTTTTTATTATCGGTAGTATCCTTTACCTCTTGTTTCGGCCTAATTTAGCACCTTTGTTCCCGTCTTCGAAAGTCTTCTTTATGCAACTTGTCGTTTCGGTTTTTTTGCTTCTCTCTCTTTATGGTTTTGGGTTCTTTATTGGCTCATTAAGTTTAATTTTTAAACGGGTAGGTGCGTTTAGCTCTGTGCTGGAATATCTTATTTTATTTTTCTCAGGGATTGTAATACCATGGGAGAAAATTCCGTTTTTCCTGCGAGTTTTTGCTAATTTTTTACCTATGACATGGGGAATAAGAACGCTCATTTTAATAAAAATGGGAGTACCTTTCTTGTTTAGCTTTCTTAATTGTATTTTGTACTCACTTGTAGTTGTGTTGGTTGGCATTATAACCTTTCACTGCGCTGTTATCATTGTCAAAAGGAGAGGGGAATACGCCTTCTTCTGA
- a CDS encoding glycosyltransferase family 4 protein, whose protein sequence is MRVLIIGDNRSFHTYRWFNSYKRAGFEVRAVGLEEGESLCERIKAKGKGKLKYLFSLPALQRVVDDFKPDLIHAQMAGNYGLMASFIGKPYVLSLWGPDAVESPFKSAIHRALLKRVIKKAILIHTDSHLVKWFLIKNFDIEPHKVLVFPFGISRSFFEKEVEKPVGVVNLVTHRKLEKLYGHEVILKAAKILKERGRNFKLYIASFGSELQNLKRLAQELGLDDFVEFTGKLEEDELISLLAKSHIFISSSYSDTTPNSLLEAMALKAFPVLSDLPVYREWILEGLNGLYFRPGDEVDLADKLEWAMENLQSLEEPIRFNRKVAEKLADWEKNFERFVDYLANTMERIIK, encoded by the coding sequence GTGAGAGTTTTAATTATTGGAGATAACAGATCCTTTCATACTTACCGCTGGTTTAATTCTTACAAAAGAGCAGGCTTTGAGGTTAGGGCTGTTGGCTTAGAAGAAGGGGAATCTCTTTGCGAGAGGATTAAGGCCAAAGGTAAAGGAAAACTGAAGTACCTGTTTTCACTGCCGGCATTGCAAAGGGTCGTAGACGATTTTAAACCGGACTTAATACACGCTCAGATGGCTGGTAATTATGGCCTTATGGCATCCTTCATAGGAAAACCCTATGTTCTTTCTCTTTGGGGGCCTGATGCGGTAGAATCGCCCTTTAAATCTGCAATTCATAGAGCATTATTAAAGAGGGTTATAAAAAAAGCCATTCTAATTCATACTGATTCCCACTTAGTAAAATGGTTTTTAATTAAGAACTTTGACATTGAGCCTCACAAGGTTTTGGTGTTTCCCTTTGGGATTTCGAGGAGTTTTTTTGAAAAGGAAGTTGAAAAGCCTGTGGGGGTGGTTAACCTTGTTACCCACAGGAAACTGGAAAAACTCTATGGACATGAGGTTATATTAAAGGCTGCGAAGATTTTAAAGGAGAGGGGTAGAAATTTTAAACTTTACATTGCCTCCTTCGGATCAGAACTCCAAAATTTAAAGAGGCTCGCGCAGGAACTCGGGCTTGATGATTTTGTTGAGTTTACAGGAAAACTGGAAGAGGATGAACTCATTTCACTACTTGCTAAATCACACATCTTCATATCCTCCTCTTATAGTGATACGACCCCCAATTCCCTGCTGGAGGCTATGGCATTAAAAGCCTTTCCCGTGCTCTCGGACCTTCCTGTTTATAGGGAATGGATTTTGGAAGGGCTGAATGGACTTTATTTTAGACCCGGAGATGAGGTTGACCTGGCAGATAAGCTGGAATGGGCTATGGAAAACCTGCAAAGTCTTGAAGAACCGATCCGATTTAATAGAAAGGTTGCAGAAAAATTGGCAGATTGGGAAAAGAATTTTGAAAGATTTGTAGACTATTTAGCAAATACTATGGAAAGGATCATTAAATGA